Proteins from one Candidatus Woesearchaeota archaeon genomic window:
- a CDS encoding PD-(D/E)XK nuclease family protein, with protein sequence MVIYSHSRLNTFEQCPLKFKFVYIDKIEPEVKQNIEGFMGNRVHEALEKLYLDLKYQRLNELKDLILFYNSRWDQEWSNEIAVIRQEYTSEDYKKIGEKCIVDYYNHYFPFNQDKTIELEKQIQIRFYDGEEFLLTGFIDRLSCLDDGTYIIHDYKTSGSLPTQDKIEDDRQLALYSIAVRQMYKDCKRVKLIWHYLAFDKEVSTEKTEEELEELKKNIIAVIRKIESTNDFNPKMSPLCGWCPFKQLCPGFKHLYMQDGKLEVTDRVVNSGKDLVDEYSELNQLKEETEKKIEDLKNRIIKYALENELTTIYGEDNKISISSRQSLSFPKKNDLNRAEFETLIKTLGLWDELGTVDVYELAKRINNHELHPEIMKLLEKFVDKVNNTQIRLSKRYYG encoded by the coding sequence ATGGTAATTTATTCACATTCTAGATTAAATACTTTTGAACAGTGTCCTTTAAAGTTTAAGTTTGTATATATTGATAAAATAGAACCAGAAGTAAAACAAAATATTGAAGGGTTTATGGGTAATAGGGTTCATGAAGCTCTTGAGAAATTATATTTAGATTTAAAATATCAAAGATTAAATGAATTAAAAGACTTAATTTTATTTTATAATTCTAGATGGGATCAAGAATGGAGTAATGAGATTGCAGTAATAAGGCAAGAATATACATCTGAAGATTATAAAAAAATTGGTGAGAAGTGTATAGTAGATTATTATAATCATTATTTTCCATTTAATCAAGATAAAACGATTGAATTGGAAAAACAGATTCAAATTAGATTTTATGATGGTGAAGAATTTTTATTAACTGGTTTTATTGATAGACTTTCTTGTTTAGATGATGGAACTTATATAATTCATGATTATAAAACTTCAGGAAGTTTACCTACACAAGATAAGATAGAAGATGATAGGCAATTAGCATTATATTCTATTGCAGTAAGACAAATGTATAAGGATTGTAAAAGGGTAAAATTAATTTGGCATTATTTGGCTTTCGATAAAGAAGTTTCAACAGAAAAAACTGAAGAAGAATTAGAAGAGTTAAAGAAAAATATTATTGCAGTAATTAGAAAAATAGAATCCACAAATGATTTTAATCCTAAGATGTCTCCACTTTGTGGTTGGTGTCCATTTAAACAGCTTTGCCCCGGTTTTAAACATCTTTATATGCAAGATGGAAAATTGGAAGTAACTGATAGAGTTGTAAATTCTGGAAAAGATTTAGTTGACGAATATTCCGAATTAAATCAATTAAAAGAAGAAACTGAAAAGAAAATTGAAGATTTAAAAAATAGAATAATTAAATATGCTTTAGAAAATGAATTAACTACTATTTATGGTGAAGATAATAAAATTTCAATAAGTTCAAGGCAAAGTTTGAGTTTTCCAAAGAAAAATGATTTGAATAGAGCAGAATTTGAAACTTTAATAAAAACTTTAGGCCTGTGGGATGAATTAGGAACAGTTGATGTTTATGAATTAGCAAAAAGAATTAATAATCATGAGTTGCATCCCGAAATTATGAAACTTCTTGAAAAGTTTGTAGACAAAGTAAATAACACTCAAATAAGATTAAGTAAGAGATATTATGGTTAA
- a CDS encoding preprotein translocase subunit Sec61beta encodes MADNTIRLPSGSGGLVRYFDEFKSKIEISPVAFMIITGIIIIVYLFLYFLITKKTIIVG; translated from the coding sequence ATGGCAGATAATACAATAAGACTACCTTCAGGATCTGGAGGTCTTGTAAGATATTTTGATGAATTCAAAAGCAAAATCGAAATTTCTCCAGTAGCATTTATGATTATTACAGGAATTATAATTATAGTTTACCTTTTCTTATATTTCTTAATAACTAAAAAAACAATTATAGTAGGTTAA
- a CDS encoding nascent polypeptide-associated complex protein, whose amino-acid sequence MFQGINPKMLKQAMKQMGIKQEELDASEVIIKLKDKNITIAQPSVLKVNMSGQESFQISGNIIETSKELFTNEDVELVIQQTSCDKKEAVKALEDSRGDIAEAILKLKD is encoded by the coding sequence ATGTTTCAAGGTATAAATCCCAAGATGTTAAAACAAGCTATGAAGCAGATGGGAATAAAACAAGAAGAACTTGATGCTTCAGAAGTAATAATAAAATTAAAAGATAAAAATATTACAATTGCTCAACCTTCAGTTCTAAAAGTAAATATGTCTGGGCAAGAATCATTTCAAATTTCAGGTAATATTATTGAAACTTCAAAAGAATTATTTACAAATGAAGATGTTGAACTAGTAATTCAGCAAACATCTTGTGATAAAAAAGAGGCAGTAAAAGCACTTGAAGATTCAAGAGGTGATATTGCAGAAGCTATACTTAAACTTAAAGATTGA
- the minD gene encoding cell division ATPase MinD, protein MTKIIGIISGKGGVGKTTSAINLGSALNFFGKDVTVVDANLTTPNIGVYLGVPVAPVTIHHVLQGKNHISDSIYLHPSGTKIVPGSIALKDLSNIDPGKLKNKMLDLVGLTDICLIDGAAGLGKEAISAIEASDELLIVTNPELPAITDALKAVKLAEKVGIPIIGAILTRVKLDGLDMTITNVEEMLEVPVLGVIPEDTAVRKAMVSKNTIIDSYPKSSSSIAYKKLAAKLIGEDYQEDINQKKTKTIIDAILSIFRK, encoded by the coding sequence ATGACTAAAATTATAGGTATAATCTCTGGAAAAGGGGGTGTAGGTAAAACTACTAGTGCTATTAATCTTGGTTCTGCTTTAAATTTCTTTGGAAAAGATGTTACCGTGGTTGATGCTAATTTAACTACACCCAACATAGGTGTTTATTTAGGCGTTCCAGTTGCTCCGGTAACAATACACCACGTTTTACAAGGAAAAAACCATATTTCCGATTCTATTTATTTACATCCATCAGGAACAAAAATAGTTCCTGGAAGTATTGCTCTAAAAGATTTAAGTAATATTGATCCTGGAAAATTAAAAAATAAAATGTTAGATTTAGTAGGTTTAACAGATATTTGTTTAATTGATGGTGCTGCAGGTTTAGGTAAAGAAGCAATCTCGGCGATAGAAGCAAGTGATGAATTATTAATAGTTACAAATCCAGAATTACCAGCAATTACTGATGCACTTAAAGCAGTAAAACTTGCTGAAAAAGTTGGAATTCCGATTATAGGTGCAATTTTAACAAGAGTAAAATTAGATGGTTTAGATATGACTATAACCAATGTTGAAGAGATGCTTGAAGTTCCTGTTTTGGGTGTTATACCTGAAGATACTGCAGTAAGAAAAGCAATGGTATCTAAAAATACAATTATAGACTCTTATCCCAAATCTAGTTCTTCAATTGCATACAAAAAATTAGCTGCAAAATTAATTGGTGAAGATTACCAAGAAGATATAAATCAGAAAAAAACAAAAACAATCATAGACGCAATTCTTTCCATATTTAGAAAATAA
- a CDS encoding type II toxin-antitoxin system RelE/ParE family toxin yields the protein MYELIYSPSALKQLEKLDLNLKKRIIFALERLRIRPESCDIKKLIGMQGYRFRVGDYRIIFDMEKDKLWILVLKIGHRKEIYN from the coding sequence ATGTACGAGTTAATATATTCTCCTTCTGCATTAAAACAATTAGAAAAATTAGACCTTAATTTAAAAAAAAGGATTATTTTTGCATTAGAAAGATTAAGAATCAGACCAGAATCATGCGATATAAAAAAATTAATTGGAATGCAAGGTTATAGATTTAGAGTAGGAGATTATAGAATAATTTTTGATATGGAAAAAGATAAGCTATGGATTTTAGTTCTTAAAATAGGACATAGAAAAGAGATTTATAATTAA
- a CDS encoding HAD-IA family hydrolase, which translates to MVDLIITDFDGVILDSFEDQFNWFKHICNLFDKPFSYKTLNEFKKVYVEPVYPNLYEFLGFNWDDEKEKSLIWEEYHKHKSKGELKIFENIDKVIEEISTSGKILALASSNTHSAMEPYLKKFGLSDYFKSIVGREDLPKVNGDSLIKPHPVCLLITLKRLNVEPQNAVYIGDHTSDFFAARNVGAYCDTALPMIAVSYGYSLKEDFIKLGQNKIADNPLELLSLIK; encoded by the coding sequence ATGGTTGATTTAATTATAACTGATTTTGATGGAGTTATTTTAGACTCTTTTGAAGATCAGTTTAATTGGTTTAAACATATTTGTAATCTTTTTGATAAACCTTTTTCTTACAAAACTTTGAATGAATTTAAGAAAGTTTATGTTGAACCTGTTTATCCAAATTTATATGAATTCTTAGGTTTTAATTGGGATGATGAAAAAGAAAAATCTTTAATTTGGGAAGAATATCACAAACATAAATCTAAAGGCGAACTTAAAATATTTGAAAATATTGATAAAGTTATAGAAGAGATTTCTACAAGTGGAAAAATTCTTGCTTTAGCTTCATCTAATACACATTCAGCTATGGAACCTTACCTTAAGAAGTTTGGTTTGTCTGATTATTTTAAATCAATTGTAGGTAGAGAAGATTTACCTAAAGTGAATGGGGATTCTTTGATTAAACCTCATCCTGTATGTTTACTTATAACTTTAAAAAGATTAAATGTTGAGCCACAAAATGCTGTGTATATAGGCGATCATACTTCTGATTTTTTTGCTGCAAGGAATGTTGGGGCTTATTGTGATACAGCTTTGCCTATGATTGCAGTTTCATATGGTTATTCTTTGAAAGAAGATTTTATAAAATTAGGTCAGAATAAAATTGCTGATAATCCTTTAGAACTACTTAGTTTAATTAAATAA
- a CDS encoding DUF1858 domain-containing protein: MVKITKDSKIGDITRTHPDVVALLFEAGLHCVGCHVSHSESLEEGCLAHGMSEKDVKELVEKINKVLAKQPNFKKKTVKDDL, encoded by the coding sequence ATGGTAAAAATAACTAAAGATTCAAAAATTGGAGATATAACCAGAACACATCCAGATGTGGTTGCATTATTATTTGAAGCAGGTTTGCATTGTGTTGGTTGCCATGTTAGTCATAGTGAAAGTTTAGAAGAAGGTTGTTTAGCTCATGGAATGTCTGAAAAAGATGTTAAGGAATTAGTCGAGAAAATAAATAAGGTTCTTGCAAAACAACCAAATTTTAAAAAGAAAACGGTTAAGGATGATTTGTAA
- a CDS encoding glutamate--tRNA ligase — MDLKEEIYAFVLQNAVKHKGKAQAGAIVGKILGDKPELKSQLKDIRKQINEIISKVNSMKLDEQEQELVKVAPGLLEEKQEEKPRELPELLNILNKPIFRFAPSPSGPMHIGHVFYMLLNAEYSKKYNGEFILRIEDTNSENIDPNAYELLEQDGIWATSGKIDKIVVQSDRLEAYYNYAIKAITKGFAYVCTCSSEKFKILVDKGQACPCRDNTPEDNLTKWNNMFTTYKEGDAVLRIKTDLKHKNPAIREWPAFRINDAEHPRTGKKYRVWPLMNFSTTVDDHDFEITHVIRGKDHIVNVERQKFLYSYFNWKLPEFYHLLRINFTDLKISASAFRKGIEEGKYTGWDDIRLPTLLALKRRGILPEAFRRFVIEIGMSKRDKTVAYDEFMKLIYFFNREIIEKMANRYFFIENPKLIIIEGAPNLEAEMPLHPDFKERGNRKVKTSKEFYIQDDIGGNIVYRFMHLFNFKNNKFVSLEHDQNLNAKMIHWLPKSDKLVKVEVLMPDGTIKKGLGEELLNELEVGDMIQFERFAFCKLDEKSKNKLVFCYTHI, encoded by the coding sequence ATGGATTTAAAAGAAGAGATATATGCTTTTGTATTGCAAAATGCTGTAAAACATAAGGGAAAGGCACAGGCAGGAGCAATTGTAGGTAAAATTCTAGGTGATAAACCTGAATTAAAATCTCAATTAAAGGATATTCGTAAGCAAATTAATGAAATTATTTCTAAAGTAAATTCAATGAAATTAGATGAGCAAGAGCAAGAATTGGTTAAAGTTGCACCTGGTTTGCTTGAAGAAAAACAAGAAGAAAAACCAAGAGAACTTCCAGAATTGTTAAATATTTTAAATAAACCTATATTTAGATTTGCACCTTCACCATCTGGACCAATGCATATAGGACATGTTTTTTATATGTTGTTAAATGCAGAGTATAGTAAAAAATATAATGGTGAATTTATTTTAAGGATAGAAGATACAAATTCTGAAAATATAGATCCCAATGCTTATGAATTATTAGAACAAGATGGAATCTGGGCAACAAGTGGAAAAATAGACAAAATTGTTGTACAATCAGATAGATTAGAAGCTTATTATAATTATGCAATTAAAGCAATTACAAAAGGATTTGCTTATGTTTGTACTTGTAGTTCTGAGAAATTTAAAATTTTAGTTGATAAAGGCCAAGCTTGTCCTTGTAGAGATAATACTCCCGAAGATAATTTAACTAAATGGAATAATATGTTTACAACTTACAAAGAAGGAGATGCGGTTTTAAGAATAAAAACTGATTTAAAACACAAAAATCCTGCTATAAGGGAATGGCCGGCATTTAGAATTAATGATGCCGAGCATCCAAGAACAGGTAAAAAATATAGGGTGTGGCCATTAATGAATTTTTCTACTACAGTAGATGATCATGATTTTGAGATTACGCATGTAATTCGGGGTAAAGATCATATAGTTAATGTAGAGCGACAAAAATTCTTATATAGTTATTTTAATTGGAAATTACCTGAATTTTATCATTTATTAAGAATTAATTTTACTGATTTAAAAATAAGTGCAAGTGCATTTAGAAAAGGAATTGAAGAAGGGAAATATACTGGGTGGGATGATATTAGATTACCTACATTATTAGCATTAAAAAGAAGAGGAATTCTTCCAGAAGCATTTAGAAGATTTGTAATTGAAATTGGAATGTCAAAAAGAGATAAGACTGTTGCTTATGATGAGTTTATGAAATTAATTTATTTCTTTAATAGAGAGATTATAGAAAAAATGGCAAACAGATATTTCTTTATAGAAAATCCTAAATTGATAATTATAGAAGGTGCTCCAAATTTAGAAGCTGAGATGCCTTTACATCCTGATTTTAAAGAAAGAGGAAATAGAAAAGTAAAAACTAGTAAAGAATTTTATATCCAAGATGATATAGGTGGAAATATTGTTTATAGATTTATGCATTTATTTAATTTTAAAAATAATAAATTTGTAAGTTTAGAGCACGATCAAAATTTAAATGCAAAGATGATACATTGGTTACCTAAATCGGATAAACTAGTTAAAGTTGAAGTTTTGATGCCTGATGGTACAATTAAGAAAGGTTTGGGTGAAGAATTATTAAATGAATTAGAAGTCGGAGATATGATTCAATTTGAAAGATTTGCATTTTGTAAATTAGATGAAAAGTCAAAGAACAAATTAGTATTTTGTTACACGCATATATAG
- a CDS encoding DMT family transporter produces MGLEIAIVFAFGAMLCWAVGDFLIQKSTRKIGDIESLVVIGAIGTIVLFPLILKDFNLIFTLPNLILLLVLGVITFVAAIFDFEALKIAKLSTADIIMELELPITISLGYIFFREGLSIIQFVIISLIFIGIILVATESFAHWKIKWEKGLLMAILAAVGMGLVNFLTSASSRSISPIMAIWAPWVIFTLFCVIVLIKRKGFSKLAKDVSKYKWLLIWMGIIDTAAWLFYSFAVFDKHVGIITAITESYPAVAVFLGVWLNREKVNWHQYLGAALAIGSSILLVFFI; encoded by the coding sequence ATGGGTCTAGAAATTGCAATTGTATTTGCTTTTGGAGCAATGTTGTGTTGGGCTGTTGGAGATTTTCTTATACAGAAATCAACAAGGAAAATAGGCGATATAGAATCTCTTGTTGTTATTGGAGCGATAGGTACAATTGTTTTGTTTCCATTAATATTAAAGGATTTTAATTTAATTTTTACTTTGCCTAATTTAATTTTATTATTGGTCTTAGGAGTAATAACTTTTGTAGCTGCGATTTTTGATTTTGAAGCTTTAAAGATTGCTAAGTTATCTACTGCAGACATTATTATGGAATTAGAATTGCCTATAACAATTTCATTAGGTTATATTTTCTTTAGAGAAGGATTGTCGATTATACAATTTGTTATTATTTCTTTAATTTTTATAGGTATAATTCTTGTTGCAACAGAATCTTTTGCACACTGGAAAATCAAATGGGAAAAAGGACTTTTAATGGCAATTTTGGCTGCGGTTGGAATGGGTTTAGTTAATTTTTTAACATCTGCGTCATCTAGAAGTATTTCCCCAATTATGGCTATTTGGGCTCCTTGGGTAATATTTACTTTATTTTGTGTTATAGTATTAATTAAGAGAAAAGGTTTTTCTAAATTAGCAAAAGATGTTTCTAAGTATAAATGGTTGCTTATTTGGATGGGAATAATAGATACTGCTGCTTGGTTATTTTATTCCTTTGCTGTTTTTGATAAACATGTAGGGATTATTACGGCAATTACAGAAAGTTATCCTGCTGTTGCTGTGTTTTTAGGGGTTTGGTTAAATAGAGAGAAAGTAAATTGGCATCAGTATCTTGGAGCAGCATTGGCAATTGGTTCAAGTATCCTTCTAGTGTTCTTTATTTAG
- a CDS encoding DEAD/DEAH box helicase: protein MTFELLNIKPEIIKALKEHGIVSPTKIQKLAIPMIKTGQDVIGMSNTGSGKTIAFGIPMLEKAVPGRGLQILILTPTRELAVQITTEMKKYAKYLHCKLATVYGGVSLLPQTKELRDAEIVVGTTGRLVDHLNRGNLNLSKLICLVLDEADKMIEMGFIEDIEYMLSKIPKTRQVILFGATISDEINHIKHKHMKSPLVAKTELQVQEDLLEQYYIEVQPHEKFSLLVHLLKKEDMKRAIVFCPTRHGVDALERNLSRQGIKVEKIHGRLTQSTRLRIIREFNGGDCNILIASAVAARGLDIKGITHIFNYGLSKDPQEYIHRVGRTARAGETGKAITLLEPNEYDIFAQILDRFRVKIEKLPKENFERIAFQAHSRGGDSRGRSNFRGSRFGGSRSGGHSYSGRRFGSDSRRDNRREEPRGNQSVGYGFGQRKPEEIEGRDNRPRRFDGPRRFGNHSSNERSSEGRSENRSEGNRFSSKRRFARKKYNT from the coding sequence ATGACATTTGAGTTATTAAATATAAAGCCAGAGATAATTAAGGCTTTGAAAGAGCATGGTATAGTTAGTCCTACTAAGATTCAGAAACTAGCCATACCTATGATAAAAACAGGACAAGATGTAATTGGTATGTCCAACACAGGATCAGGAAAGACAATTGCTTTCGGAATTCCTATGTTAGAAAAAGCAGTTCCAGGAAGAGGTTTACAAATTCTAATTTTAACACCTACTAGAGAATTAGCAGTACAGATTACTACAGAAATGAAGAAATATGCAAAATATTTGCATTGTAAATTAGCAACTGTGTATGGTGGTGTTTCTTTACTTCCACAAACAAAAGAACTTAGAGACGCAGAGATTGTGGTTGGAACTACAGGAAGATTAGTGGATCATTTGAATAGAGGAAATCTAAACTTATCAAAATTAATATGTTTAGTTTTAGATGAAGCCGATAAAATGATTGAGATGGGATTTATAGAAGATATAGAATATATGCTTTCAAAAATTCCAAAGACAAGACAAGTTATATTATTTGGAGCAACAATTTCAGATGAGATAAATCATATTAAACATAAACATATGAAATCACCTTTAGTTGCAAAAACAGAATTACAAGTTCAAGAAGATTTATTAGAACAATATTATATAGAAGTTCAACCACATGAAAAGTTTTCTTTGTTAGTTCATTTGTTGAAGAAAGAAGATATGAAAAGAGCAATTGTATTTTGTCCAACAAGACATGGTGTAGATGCACTTGAAAGAAATCTTAGTAGACAAGGAATTAAAGTAGAAAAAATTCATGGAAGATTAACACAAAGTACTCGTCTGAGAATTATAAGGGAATTTAATGGTGGGGATTGTAATATTTTAATTGCTTCAGCAGTTGCTGCTCGTGGATTAGATATTAAAGGAATTACACACATATTTAATTATGGATTATCAAAAGATCCACAAGAATATATACATAGAGTGGGAAGAACTGCAAGAGCAGGAGAAACAGGAAAAGCAATTACACTTTTAGAACCTAATGAATATGATATATTTGCACAAATTTTAGATAGGTTCAGAGTTAAAATTGAAAAGCTACCTAAAGAGAATTTTGAAAGAATCGCTTTCCAAGCACATTCAAGAGGTGGAGATAGTCGTGGAAGATCAAATTTTAGAGGTTCAAGATTTGGTGGATCAAGATCTGGCGGACATTCATATAGTGGAAGAAGATTTGGAAGTGATTCAAGAAGAGATAATAGAAGAGAAGAACCTAGAGGTAATCAATCTGTTGGATATGGCTTTGGTCAAAGAAAACCTGAAGAGATTGAAGGCAGAGATAATAGACCAAGAAGGTTTGATGGGCCAAGAAGATTTGGTAATCATTCTTCTAATGAAAGAAGTTCTGAAGGTAGATCTGAAAATAGATCTGAAGGTAATAGATTTTCAAGTAAGAGAAGATTTGCAAGAAAAAAATATAATACTTAA
- a CDS encoding class I SAM-dependent methyltransferase: MSSQNKTLKAKDFFNKFAEQHKNLSEERLMQYELNHFISLIAKEQAQILDAGCAAGRDAKYLTDYGLNVTGIDISEELIKKASERKIKNAAFKLGDISIVKLDESQFDGVWAMDILSYTEKENIRTILKNLNSSIKKGGVLFLSVREGNGLNSVKYSNMEDSEVNINFFSISELEDALQKAGFCVLKSYTREGKNHEWINIFAQK; encoded by the coding sequence ATGTCAAGCCAAAATAAGACATTAAAAGCAAAGGATTTCTTCAATAAGTTTGCAGAGCAACATAAAAATCTTTCTGAAGAAAGACTTATGCAATATGAATTAAATCATTTTATTTCTCTAATTGCTAAAGAACAAGCCCAAATTTTAGATGCAGGATGTGCTGCAGGTAGAGATGCTAAATATCTAACAGATTATGGTTTAAATGTTACAGGGATTGATATTTCTGAAGAATTAATAAAAAAAGCAAGTGAAAGAAAAATAAAAAATGCTGCATTCAAACTTGGAGATATTTCAATAGTTAAACTAGATGAAAGTCAATTTGATGGTGTATGGGCAATGGATATTCTTTCATACACAGAAAAAGAAAATATACGCACAATTCTTAAAAATTTAAACTCTTCAATTAAAAAAGGGGGGGTATTATTCCTTTCAGTTAGAGAAGGCAATGGTTTAAACTCAGTAAAATATTCTAATATGGAAGATTCTGAAGTAAATATAAACTTTTTTAGTATATCTGAGCTAGAAGACGCACTTCAAAAAGCAGGATTTTGTGTTCTAAAGAGTTATACTCGTGAAGGAAAAAATCACGAATGGATTAATATCTTTGCTCAAAAATAA
- a CDS encoding dephospho-CoA kinase, which produces MIIGLTGTIGSGKGDLARYLENKGFQRIVFSDILKDELIKRGIEITRENLQLMGDEFRKQGDLNVLARKLLEKITRENVVLDGIRNPGEVDYLKKNSRFVLIGIDADEHTRFERTISRGDARDPKTYREFRERDEKDRRSINPEGQQVDLCLQQADYKIFNNTTIEEFHAQIESVLIQIKNKKYQHTGADEY; this is translated from the coding sequence ATGATAATTGGATTAACAGGAACTATCGGCTCTGGAAAAGGAGATTTAGCAAGATACTTAGAAAATAAAGGTTTTCAAAGAATAGTTTTCTCAGATATTTTAAAAGATGAATTAATTAAAAGAGGAATAGAAATAACTAGAGAAAATTTGCAATTGATGGGAGATGAATTTAGAAAACAAGGAGATTTAAATGTACTTGCAAGAAAACTTTTAGAAAAAATAACCAGAGAAAATGTGGTCTTAGATGGAATAAGAAATCCTGGTGAAGTTGATTATCTTAAAAAAAATTCACGATTTGTTTTAATAGGCATAGATGCAGATGAACACACAAGGTTTGAAAGAACAATTTCAAGAGGAGATGCTAGAGATCCTAAAACTTATAGAGAATTTAGAGAACGTGACGAAAAAGACAGACGTAGTATTAATCCAGAAGGCCAACAAGTCGATTTATGTTTACAACAAGCAGATTATAAAATCTTTAATAACACAACAATAGAAGAGTTTCACGCTCAAATAGAAAGCGTTCTAATCCAAATTAAAAATAAGAAATATCAGCATACAGGCGCCGATGAATATTGA
- a CDS encoding signal peptidase II: MVNNFRTKLYKFPILILITFFVFIFDFIFKNLFYNKDLLLFTYLKNGGALFGLFEGHLVGIIICSIIFAIILLLCYIYLNEILKYKFVKKIVSSKHKKLFNLSLILLFAGTIANLVDRVVYGYVRDYISIWMFPVFNLADASIFIGACMLIFLIFNLD; the protein is encoded by the coding sequence ATGGTAAATAATTTCAGAACTAAATTATATAAATTTCCTATTCTAATTTTAATTACTTTTTTTGTTTTTATTTTTGATTTTATTTTTAAAAATCTTTTTTATAATAAAGATTTGCTATTATTTACTTATTTAAAAAATGGGGGGGCTTTATTTGGATTGTTTGAAGGGCATTTAGTTGGAATTATTATTTGTTCTATTATATTTGCAATAATCTTATTGTTATGTTATATTTATCTAAATGAAATATTAAAATATAAATTTGTTAAGAAAATAGTAAGCAGTAAACACAAAAAATTATTTAATTTATCTTTGATTTTATTGTTTGCTGGAACAATAGCTAATCTGGTCGATAGGGTTGTTTATGGCTATGTAAGAGATTATATCAGTATTTGGATGTTTCCTGTATTTAATTTGGCAGATGCTTCAATATTCATCGGCGCCTGTATGCTGATATTTCTTATTTTTAATTTGGATTAG